One region of Solanum pennellii chromosome 6, SPENNV200 genomic DNA includes:
- the LOC107023557 gene encoding caffeic acid 3-O-methyltransferase-like: MALSMDNIVISNEEEIYMMKAMHIPCGLYLNMVLKAAIELDLFEIIAKSTTQKLSSYEIASQIPTKNPNASSLVLERILRFLASQSFLTCNITKNDDGIVHTSYNLTPLSQSLISDKDGSSIAPFLLLATDPVAVNSWFHFKDAILEGEIPFNKAHGVHAFEYHGKDSRMNGLFNRAMQNVTCTEMKRIVECYNGFQGVKEIIDVGGGLGISLATIISKYPNIKGINFDLPHVIKDAPTYEGIEHVGGDMFKSVPQRELILLKAILHDWDDEYCVKILKNCWRALPKDGKVVVIEQMQPEYPETNLISKNSSSVDMLMMTMLDGGKERTKQQFEDLAKQAGFTVFKIVARAYYCWVIELYK; encoded by the exons ATGGCTTTATCAATGGATAATATTGTTATATccaatgaagaagaaatttatatgatGAAAGCTATGCACATTCCTTGTGGTTTATACCTTAACATGGTATTAAAAGCTGCTATAGAACTTGACCTATTTGAGATTATAGCAAAATCTACTACTCAAAAACTATCTTCTTATGAAATTGCATCTCAAATTCCCACAAAAAACCCTAATGCATCATCCCTTGTTCTTGAAAGGATTTTAAGGTTTCTTGCTAGTCAATCTTTTCTCACATGTAACATTACAAAAAATGATGATGGAATTGTTCACACTTCATACAATTTGACTCCATTAAGCCAAAGTTTAATCTCAGATAAAGATGGATCATCAATTGCTCCCTTTTTACTACTGGCTACTGATCCAGTTGCTGTTAATTCTTG GTTTCACTTTAAAGATGCAATTTTAGAGGGTGAGATACCATTCAACAAGGCCCATGGGGTGCATGCATTTGAATACCATGGAAAAGATAGTAGAATGAATGGATTATTCAACAGAGCTATGCAAAATGTCACTTGCACTGAAATGAAGAGAATTGTTGAGTGTTACAATGGATTTCAAGGAGTAAAAGAGATAATAGATGTGGGAGGTGGACTTGGAATATCATTAGCTACTATAATTTCCAAATATCCTAATATCAAGGGCATTAATTTTGACCTACCTCATGTCATCAAAGATGCCCCTACTTATGAAG GCATAGAGCATGTTGGAGGAGACATGTTTAAGAGTGTTCCTCAACGGGAGCTAATCCTTCTCAAG GCCATACTTCATGATTGGGATGATGAATATTGCGTGAAAATATTGAAGAATTGTTGGAGAGCATTGCCAAAAGATGGTAAAGTTGTTGTAATTGAACAAATGCAACCAGAATATCCAGAGACTAATCTTATTTCTAAGAATTCGTCTAGTGTTGATATGTTAATGATGACTATGCTTGATGGAGGCAAAGAAAGAACAAAGCAACAATTTGAAGATTTGGCTAAACAAGCTGGATTTACTGTGTTCAAAATTGTAGCTAGAGCATATTATTGTTGGGTTATTGAATTGTACAAGTAG